The following coding sequences are from one Rathayibacter sp. VKM Ac-2760 window:
- the yidC gene encoding membrane protein insertase YidC: MDLLGTILWPLKWVVELLLVAFHQLLTFTGLDAAAGITWVLSIVGLVLVIRAALIPIFVKQIKSQRRMMEVAPQLKKIQDKYKGKRDQLSREAMSRETMELYKKTGTNPLASCLPLLIQMPIFFSLFSVLNSAQHSQRGVGPLDDVLARQFGEANLFGIAPLHQSIQGALAEGGQELVVVIAVIMVVLMTASQFITQLQIVSKNMSPEAKASPTFKQQRILLYILPLVFAFSGFAFPLGVMFYWLTSNIWTMVQQFIVIRNMPTPGSEAAKAREERLRRKGKLVEETTDAGTVTLVEKKVVQRSQPVSKNRSKKQAGKK, encoded by the coding sequence ATGGACCTCCTCGGCACGATTCTCTGGCCCCTCAAATGGGTGGTCGAGCTCCTCCTCGTCGCCTTCCACCAGCTGCTGACCTTCACCGGCCTCGACGCGGCGGCCGGCATCACCTGGGTGCTGTCGATCGTGGGGCTGGTCCTCGTCATCCGCGCCGCGCTCATCCCGATCTTCGTCAAGCAGATCAAGAGCCAGCGCCGCATGATGGAGGTGGCGCCGCAACTCAAGAAGATCCAGGACAAGTACAAGGGCAAGCGCGATCAGCTGTCCCGCGAGGCGATGTCCCGCGAGACGATGGAGCTCTACAAGAAGACCGGCACCAACCCGCTCGCCTCGTGCCTGCCGCTGCTGATCCAGATGCCGATCTTCTTCAGCCTGTTCTCGGTGCTGAACTCGGCGCAGCACAGCCAGCGCGGCGTCGGCCCGCTGGACGATGTCCTCGCCCGCCAGTTCGGCGAGGCGAACCTCTTCGGCATCGCGCCGCTGCACCAGTCGATTCAGGGCGCGCTCGCGGAGGGCGGCCAGGAGCTCGTCGTCGTCATCGCGGTCATCATGGTCGTCCTGATGACGGCCTCGCAGTTCATCACCCAGCTGCAGATCGTCTCGAAGAACATGTCGCCCGAGGCCAAGGCCTCGCCGACCTTCAAGCAGCAGCGCATCCTGCTCTACATCCTCCCCCTGGTCTTCGCCTTCTCGGGCTTCGCCTTCCCCCTGGGCGTCATGTTCTACTGGCTGACCTCGAACATCTGGACGATGGTCCAGCAGTTCATCGTCATCCGGAACATGCCCACCCCCGGCAGTGAGGCCGCGAAGGCCCGCGAGGAGCGCCTGCGCCGCAAGGGCAAGCTCGTCGAGGAGACGACCGACGCCGGCACGGTGACCCTGGTCGAGAAGAAGGTCGTGCAGCGCTCGCAGCCCGTCAGTAAGAACCGCTCCAAGAAGCAAGCCGGAAAGAAGTAG